The DNA segment CATCGTCGCGACGGCGTACTCGGCCGTCGCGGCGCCGCGGTCGCCCGCGAGACGGCGGAGCACGCGGCGCGCGAGCGCACGAGCGGGGCGGGGCCGAGCGGATGCCTCGGGTGCGTCGAGTCGGGTTTCAGGTGCGGTTCGGTCGTGCATGGGCGGTTCCTTTCGTCGTGGCCGCAGAGCGGCCTGGGTGATCGGCACGAGTCGGTGGGGCGTCACGGGGCCTCGAGGAGGGTGCCCGTGACGACGGAGAGCATGAGCGGCGCGACGCCGAGGAGCACGAACGCGGGCAGCACGCACACGCCGAGCGGAAGGAGAAGGCGCACGGCGAGGGTTTCGGCGCGCTGGAGTCCGCTCGCGCGCGCGTCGCGGCGGAGCCGCGCGGCGTCGGCCCGCAGGAGTTCCGCGACGGGGGCGCCTGCACGCGTCGAGAGCGCGACGGTCGCGTCGACCGAGGGGTGGCCGGATGCCTCGGGCACGCTGCCCGCGAGCGCGGCGCGCACGAGGTCGCGGGCGCGGCCCAGCGGCAGTCCTCCCGTCATCGCGACGGCGAGGAGTTCGGATTCGAGCCCGGGCCAGGTCGGCGTGCGCGACGCCGTGGCCGCGAGCGACGCGTTCCACCGGGTGCCGGCGACGAGCAGCGCAGCGCCGACCCCGGCGCACGCGAGGCCGAGGGGCGAGCCCGTGAGCACGCCGAGCGTGTCGAATCCGAGCAGCACTCCGAACCCGACCGCGACGAGCGGGAGTGCCGCGACCATGCGCGCGCTCGCGCGCGGCCCCGCAAGCGCCGTCGACACCGTGCGCGCGAGGTGCGCCTCGTCGCGCAGCGCGTCGGCGATCGAGCGAAGCGTCTGGCCGAGCGGAGCTCCCGCCTCGACGGCGACCCGCCAGGCCGCGGCGAGCGCGAGCCACGCGCGCGACGTCGCCGCCGTCTCGGCCGAGTCCGAGCGGCGCGTGCTGCGCGTCGTGCGAGTCTTCATCTCCGCCTCGCCTGCGAGCGTTCCGATGATCGCCTCGTCGACGGGCTCGCCGGCCTCCGCGGCGAGCGCCGCGGCCCCGGCGACGAGGACCGGGACCGCGACCCGGCCGGTCGCTCCCGTCGACGGCGAGCCCGAGGCATCCGTCGCCTGCTCTTCGCGGAGCGCGTCGGCGAGGAGCCGCCAGGCGAGCGCGGGCGAGACGCCGACGCCGAGGAGCACCGCGAGGCGTTCGGCGACCGTCGCAGCCGTCTCGCACGCGTCGGCCGCGGACGCTCGGCGGCGCGGACGCGCCCACGCCGGAAGACGCGTGAGCGAGTGCGCACCGCCCGTCACGAGACCGTCTCCACGACGAGCCGCCCGCCGTCGAGTCGGAGGGCTCCGATGCCGGCGATCACCCGCTCGTCGTCGCGCCGTTCGAGGTGCACGACGAGGTCGAGCGCGCTCGCGGCGAGCCTTGCGACGGCCTCGGCCGAGAGCCCGATGCCCGCGCCGAGCGCTTCGAGTCGGGCGGGCACGTCGTCGAGCGAGTTCGCGTGCAGGGTGCCGGCACCGCCGTCGTGCCCGGTGTTGAGGGCGCCGAGGAGTTCGCGGAGCTCCGGCCCGCGGCACTCCCCCACGACGATCCGATCGGGTCGCATGCGGAGCGCCTCGCGCACGAGCGCGTCGAGGCCGACGTGCCCGCGCCCCTCGAGGTTGGGCTGGCGCGCTTCGAGTCCGACGACATGCGGGTGGTCGATCGAGAGTTCGGCGACGTCTTCGACGACGACGATGCGCTCGGTCGCCGGGACCTCGGCGAGCAGTGCCGCGAGGAGGGTCGTCTTGCCGCTGCCCGCCGCCCCGGTCATCAACACGTTCTCGCGGCGTGCGACGGCGGCGCGCAAGCGCGCGAGGTGCCCGGGCGAGGGCACGAGGTCGGCGAGCGTGCGACCGGCGGCGCGCGGCACGCGCACCGAGATGGTCGTGCCGCCCGTCGCGATGGGCGGCAGGACGGCGTGCACGCGGATGCCCCGGCCGAGTCGCACATCGACGGCGGGTGCCGCTTCGTCGAGGTGACGACCGCCCGCGGCGACGAGCCGGGTCGCGAGGGCGCGCACCTCGGGCTCGTCGGCGGCCCAGTCGACGACGCGCTCGGCGCCCGCGCCGCGATCGATCCAGAGTCCGCGCGAGCCGTTGACGAAGAGGTCGGTGACGGCGCCGCGCGCGGCGTACGGCGCGAGCGGGCCGAGCACGGCGAGCGCGTCGTCGGCGCCGCCGGATGCCTCGGGCTGCACGCCTGCGAGCGTGACGACGTGCGGCACCGGCCCCGAGGGCGTCGGCACCTCGGGCGGCAGCCACGACGGGCGGGCGACGAAGGGTGCGGACATGCCCGAAACGTATGCGCGCGGAGCGCGACGCATCCGCTCGCGTGAGACATCCGTGGACGAACCCCGAGACCCGGCCGCCTGTGGAGGAGTCCCCAGCGCCCCGCGAGCGCCCGCGAGAACAACATGTGACGATTCCCCATGAAGGCTAGGTCGCGCGCCCGCGCGCCCGTACGCTCGATCCATGTTCGCTCGGACCAGGCGACGCCCGACCGTCGCGGTGCTCGTCGCCGCGGCCGCTGCGATCGCCTCGCTCGCGGCCCTCTCGGGGTGCGCGGCCGCCGCTCCGCCCGCTCCGACCGAGACCTCGACCCCCGCTCCGACCCCGACCGCGACCGCCCTTCCCGCGATGACGACCCTCGAGTCGGTCATCGGCGCGCAGCGCGAGCATCCGGTGCTGACCGTCACCGGGCCCGCCGAGCCGCTCGCGGGCGAGCAGGCCCAGCAGGTGACCTATCCGAGCGGCGGCATCACGGTCGCGGGCGTGCTGCGGACGCCTCCGGGGCTTTCCGGCCCGGCACCCGTCGCGATCGTCATCCACGGCGCGGTCAACCCCGAGAGGTACGAGTCGGGGCACGACCGGCCGAGCGAGCAGCGTGCGCTCCTGGCGGCCGGCTTCCTCGTGCTTGCCGTCGACCTCCGCGGGTTCGGCGCGTCCGACCCGGCGAACGTCGCCGACAGCCTGACGGTCGACCCGGGCTTCGGATGGCCCGTGGTGCTCGATTGGGGGATGGCGCTCGACGTCGCCAACGCGATGCGGCTCGCCGCCGACGGGCAGCTCCCGGGGCCGATCCGTCGCGCATCGCCCTCGTCGGGCACTCGCTCGGCGGGCTCCTCGCGATCGACGGCGCGCTCGTCGAGCCCGACCTCCCGGGCATCGTCATCGCGTTGAACCCGGCGCCCGTCGACCTGTCGTTCGCGCTCGAGGAGTCGGGCCTCCTGGAGGCCACAGGTGCGCCCACCCTCTCGCCCGAAGACCTCGAGGGGCTCGAGGCGGGGTCTGCGCTGCCGTTTTTCGGGCGGGCGCACGCGCCGCTCGTCATCGTGCACGGCTCGGCCGACGACCTCATCCCGGTCTCGTGGTCGCAGCGCACGGTCGATGCGTGGAACGCCGCCGGCCCGCGGGCGGATCTGGTCGTCGTCGACGGTGCCGATCATGGGCTCGAGCCGCACCTGCAGGAGGTCGCGGGCATCGTCGTCGGGGCCGCCATGTCGGCACTCGGGTGAGGCAGGGCGACCTTTCCGACGACCGGTCACTCCCCCTTCGGGGGTCATGACAGTCCCTCAGCTTCCTCGATAGGCTCGCACTCTGAAGACCGCATCGACGCCGAGACCCGGAGCGATCGCACGGACTGCATGCAGGTGGGCCCTCCACATCGGCATCGGGCGTATTCCGCTCGACGGACGGTGGAAGGGGAACAACGGGGTGAGCGTTCCGCAAGCACCACGCGTCGCGGTGGTCCTCCGCCACGGACTGAACCCCGACCGCTGGCGGGAGCGGCACGAACGCGGCGAGGTCGTCGACGAGACGCCCTACGGGTACCACCTCGCGGGCGACGAGTTCGACCTCGTCTGGTCGACCGACCACGCGGAGAGCGGCCTCGCGCGACGTTGGCGGTCCGCCGTGCGGAAGGCGCTCGGCTTCGACCTCGTCCACGTCTGGCGGAACCGCGCGATCATCGCAGGCGCCGACGTCGTCTGGACCCACACCGAACGCGAGCACCTCGCCGTCGCACTCCTGAAGCGCCTCCGTCCGAACACCTACCGCGCGGCGCTCCTCGCGCAGTCGATCTGGCTGTGGGACGACTGGCCCGACCTTCCGGCCGCGCGCCGCGCGCTGTGGTCGCGACTCCTCCCCGAAGCGTGGATCGAGGTCGTGCACAGCCGACTGAACCTCGAGCGGTCGCGGACTGCGGTTCCCGGCCGGCGCACGGCGCTCCTGCCGTTCGG comes from the Agromyces protaetiae genome and includes:
- a CDS encoding type II secretion system F family protein; protein product: MTGGAHSLTRLPAWARPRRRASAADACETAATVAERLAVLLGVGVSPALAWRLLADALREEQATDASGSPSTGATGRVAVPVLVAGAAALAAEAGEPVDEAIIGTLAGEAEMKTRTTRSTRRSDSAETAATSRAWLALAAAWRVAVEAGAPLGQTLRSIADALRDEAHLARTVSTALAGPRASARMVAALPLVAVGFGVLLGFDTLGVLTGSPLGLACAGVGAALLVAGTRWNASLAATASRTPTWPGLESELLAVAMTGGLPLGRARDLVRAALAGSVPEASGHPSVDATVALSTRAGAPVAELLRADAARLRRDARASGLQRAETLAVRLLLPLGVCVLPAFVLLGVAPLMLSVVTGTLLEAP
- a CDS encoding DUF4244 domain-containing protein, with the protein product MHDRTAPETRLDAPEASARPRPARALARRVLRRLAGDRGAATAEYAVATMAAVGFAGLLVVILRGDEVRQILTDLVRNALTVG
- a CDS encoding alpha/beta hydrolase family protein — encoded protein: MDGALVEPDLPGIVIALNPAPVDLSFALEESGLLEATGAPTLSPEDLEGLEAGSALPFFGRAHAPLVIVHGSADDLIPVSWSQRTVDAWNAAGPRADLVVVDGADHGLEPHLQEVAGIVVGAAMSALG
- a CDS encoding TadA family conjugal transfer-associated ATPase; its protein translation is MSAPFVARPSWLPPEVPTPSGPVPHVVTLAGVQPEASGGADDALAVLGPLAPYAARGAVTDLFVNGSRGLWIDRGAGAERVVDWAADEPEVRALATRLVAAGGRHLDEAAPAVDVRLGRGIRVHAVLPPIATGGTTISVRVPRAAGRTLADLVPSPGHLARLRAAVARRENVLMTGAAGSGKTTLLAALLAEVPATERIVVVEDVAELSIDHPHVVGLEARQPNLEGRGHVGLDALVREALRMRPDRIVVGECRGPELRELLGALNTGHDGGAGTLHANSLDDVPARLEALGAGIGLSAEAVARLAASALDLVVHLERRDDERVIAGIGALRLDGGRLVVETVS